A single region of the Anaerolineales bacterium genome encodes:
- a CDS encoding PqqD family protein, whose product MIRPNTNVLISDVAGESVLLNMDTEKYFTLNESGTRMWEALQQHGTLDGAVAALLEEYDVEEATLRQDLTTLIEELRAAQLVIVEEA is encoded by the coding sequence ATGATACGTCCAAACACGAATGTTTTGATCAGCGATGTTGCTGGTGAATCCGTCCTGCTGAACATGGATACCGAGAAGTATTTCACCTTGAATGAGAGCGGTACACGGATGTGGGAGGCACTCCAACAGCACGGGACACTCGATGGCGCAGTCGCCGCCTTGTTAGAGGAATACGATGTTGAGGAGGCAACGCTTCGCCAAGACCTAACTACGCTCATTGAGGAACTCCGTGCAGCGCAGCTTGTTATTGTTGAGGAGGCGTAA
- a CDS encoding YifB family Mg chelatase-like AAA ATPase has protein sequence MLSIVQSGALVGLDAVRITVEVDYNPRGMTGFTIVGLPDTAVQESRERVRSAVRNRGLDFPMRRYLVNLAPAEMRKEGPAYDLPIAMGVLAATEQIPPESLQDAVFVGELSLDGTLRHVRGVMSFAYMTRELGYSTLYVPECDAAEAALVEGIDVIPVSSLGHLVEHVFKLNIIPPYDRNRTPPATEPGPERLVDYSDIKGQEFVKRAMEIVAAGGHHALLSGPPGSGKTLIARALPGILPKLTPPEALEITRIYSVADLLPSGKGMAQRRPFRAPHHTISEAGLIGGGSIPRPGELSMSHRGVLYLDEVLEMGRNLEVLRQPLEDKVVTISRVRGSVTFPANIILVASMNPCPCGYRGDSMRACTCSEPLVRKYQARISGPMLDRFDIQLDVQRVDYDKLTDARRGEPSAVIQARVEEARERQYARHRDLPGVLTNSDLGAGEIEKFCTMDESAETLLKAALRKLQLSARAYHRVLKVSRTIADLAASDIIRTEHVAEAVQYRARTLLS, from the coding sequence ATGCTTTCTATTGTACAGTCCGGCGCACTCGTCGGGTTGGATGCAGTCAGGATCACAGTTGAGGTGGATTACAATCCGCGCGGAATGACAGGTTTTACGATTGTCGGACTACCAGATACGGCGGTCCAAGAGAGCCGAGAACGTGTTCGGTCGGCAGTTCGCAATCGTGGCTTGGATTTTCCTATGCGTCGTTATTTAGTGAACTTAGCCCCCGCGGAGATGCGTAAAGAAGGCCCCGCTTACGATTTGCCCATTGCGATGGGGGTACTCGCCGCGACGGAACAAATCCCGCCTGAGTCGCTTCAGGATGCTGTTTTCGTTGGCGAACTCTCACTGGACGGCACTTTACGACACGTGCGGGGTGTGATGTCCTTCGCCTATATGACACGCGAATTGGGGTACTCCACCCTCTATGTGCCTGAATGTGATGCGGCAGAGGCGGCACTCGTAGAAGGCATCGATGTGATCCCGGTGTCCAGTTTGGGGCATCTGGTCGAACATGTTTTTAAGCTGAATATCATCCCACCTTATGATCGCAACCGCACGCCGCCAGCCACCGAACCCGGCCCGGAACGTCTCGTGGATTACTCGGACATCAAAGGGCAGGAGTTTGTGAAACGGGCGATGGAGATCGTGGCGGCTGGCGGCCACCACGCGTTGCTCTCCGGCCCACCCGGATCGGGCAAGACGCTGATCGCGCGAGCGCTTCCCGGCATCCTGCCCAAACTAACCCCACCGGAAGCCCTTGAGATCACCCGCATTTACTCGGTTGCTGATCTGCTGCCTTCTGGCAAAGGCATGGCGCAGCGCCGCCCTTTCCGCGCGCCGCACCATACCATCTCGGAGGCAGGCTTGATCGGCGGCGGCAGCATACCGCGCCCCGGTGAGCTGAGCATGTCGCACCGAGGCGTGCTTTATCTGGACGAGGTGTTGGAGATGGGCAGGAATCTTGAAGTCCTGCGTCAGCCGCTCGAAGATAAAGTGGTGACGATCAGCCGCGTGCGCGGCTCGGTGACGTTTCCCGCCAACATCATTCTGGTGGCGAGTATGAACCCGTGCCCCTGCGGCTATCGGGGCGATTCAATGCGAGCCTGTACCTGTTCTGAGCCGTTGGTGCGCAAGTATCAAGCACGCATCAGCGGCCCCATGCTAGATCGTTTTGACATTCAATTGGATGTACAACGGGTCGATTACGACAAACTGACCGATGCGCGACGCGGCGAACCATCGGCAGTCATTCAAGCGCGGGTTGAAGAGGCGCGCGAGCGCCAATATGCCCGTCATCGTGATCTGCCCGGCGTGCTGACCAACAGCGATCTGGGTGCGGGCGAGATCGAGAAGTTCTGCACGATGGATGAGTCTGCCGAAACGCTGCTGAAGGCCGCGCTGCGCAAGTTGCAACTGAGCGCCCGCGCCTATCATCGAGTGTTGAAGGTGAGCCGCACCATCGCCGACCTCGCGGCCAGCGACATCATCCGCACGGAGCATGTGGCTGAGGCAGTGCAGTATCGGGCGAGGACACTTTTGAGCTAA
- a CDS encoding VOC family protein: MTTQPSPQRTPADIFPIHAATRLGHVHYRTADLDKQIAFYRDVLGFQIHWRDGAAAGMGGGKEDLLRLTEERTGRRYRRTSGLYHTAFLLPTKWELAHLLRQIAVTRTPIQGMVNHRTHLAIYLPDAEGNGIELAWDFPKEEWVSYEEMLALGANLNLPLEPDELLAELERDPSAWSGLSAGASVGHVHLHVGDLEKAAAFYHDVLGFDTLFVNHDFGAGFFSAGGYHHHIGTNVWQGHGAPPPPTDALGLRYFSVLLPDEAALSPVLARAVGAGVATENTEQGTLIRDPFGNGIVLSIG; this comes from the coding sequence ATGACAACACAACCCTCACCACAAAGGACACCGGCGGATATCTTTCCCATTCACGCGGCGACTCGCTTGGGGCATGTTCACTATCGGACGGCTGATCTCGATAAGCAGATCGCTTTTTACCGCGATGTTCTGGGCTTTCAGATTCATTGGCGGGATGGCGCGGCGGCAGGCATGGGCGGCGGCAAAGAGGACTTGCTCCGCCTGACAGAGGAGCGCACAGGGCGGCGTTACCGCCGCACAAGCGGGCTTTACCACACGGCATTTTTGCTGCCCACAAAATGGGAACTCGCTCATCTGCTGCGCCAAATTGCCGTCACGCGAACGCCAATTCAGGGCATGGTCAACCACCGCACTCACCTTGCCATTTACCTTCCCGATGCCGAGGGAAATGGAATCGAACTGGCGTGGGATTTCCCTAAAGAAGAATGGGTTTCCTACGAGGAAATGCTGGCATTGGGGGCAAATTTGAATCTCCCCCTTGAGCCGGATGAACTCTTAGCTGAACTAGAGCGCGATCCCTCGGCGTGGTCAGGGCTGAGTGCAGGGGCAAGCGTAGGGCATGTCCATCTACACGTGGGCGATCTGGAGAAAGCCGCAGCCTTTTACCACGATGTCTTGGGCTTCGATACGCTCTTTGTCAACCACGACTTTGGCGCGGGCTTTTTCAGTGCGGGGGGCTATCATCACCATATAGGGACAAACGTCTGGCAAGGGCATGGTGCGCCGCCGCCGCCGACAGATGCGCTTGGTCTGCGCTATTTCAGCGTGCTGCTGCCGGATGAAGCAGCGTTGAGTCCTGTATTGGCGCGGGCGGTCGGGGCAGGTGTTGCTACCGAAAACACCGAACAAGGAACGCTCATCCGCGATCCGTTTGGGAATGGGATTGTTCTCAGCATAGGGTAA
- a CDS encoding response regulator: protein MPYILLVEDNQSNADYAIRVLSAAGYQVKHVLRGLEAPPMARQERPSLILMDFDLPDIDGRTMILLLRKQLEGITPQPPIVALTARTSAMDQRIAARLGCAAFVGKPFTPDILVNIVQTLLKTKQPSAESPPPS, encoded by the coding sequence ATGCCGTACATCCTTCTTGTCGAAGACAACCAATCCAACGCCGATTACGCTATCCGTGTGTTGAGTGCCGCTGGCTATCAGGTGAAACATGTCTTGCGGGGGTTAGAAGCGCCGCCTATGGCACGCCAGGAGCGCCCCAGTTTAATTCTGATGGACTTCGACCTGCCCGATATTGACGGGCGGACGATGATCCTTTTGCTCAGAAAGCAGCTTGAGGGAATCACCCCCCAACCGCCCATCGTCGCGCTCACCGCCCGTACCAGTGCTATGGATCAGCGCATTGCTGCCCGTCTGGGGTGTGCTGCCTTTGTGGGCAAGCCGTTTACGCCGGATATTTTAGTGAATATCGTCCAAACCCTGTTGAAAACGAAACAACCGTCTGCCGAATCGCCACCACCATCCTGA
- a CDS encoding helix-turn-helix transcriptional regulator, protein MSNIGERIKLRRTEMNIALAELARRADLSKGYLHAIESGDTQSPSAEILFRIANELGTTIADLLGEEQVEPVSTEISESLRDFARAENLTEADVEMLSRIQYRGKRPDNADDWRYIFESIKRTLR, encoded by the coding sequence ATGTCGAACATCGGGGAACGAATCAAACTGCGTCGCACGGAGATGAACATTGCGTTGGCAGAATTGGCGAGGCGGGCGGATTTATCGAAGGGTTATCTCCACGCTATCGAGTCAGGGGATACTCAAAGCCCATCCGCAGAGATTTTGTTCAGGATAGCGAACGAGCTAGGAACCACCATTGCCGATTTATTAGGTGAGGAACAGGTTGAGCCTGTTTCGACGGAGATTTCAGAATCACTCAGGGACTTTGCGAGAGCCGAAAATCTGACAGAAGCAGATGTCGAGATGCTGTCCCGTATTCAGTATCGAGGGAAACGACCAGACAACGCAGATGACTGGCGCTACATCTTTGAATCTATAAAACGCACATTACGCTAA
- a CDS encoding YifB family Mg chelatase-like AAA ATPase, translated as MKRYLVNLAPAEMRKEGPAYDLPIAIGVLAATEQIPPESLSDALFIGELSLDGTLRHVRGALSYAYLARDLGLSRLYLPECDALEAALVDGIDVIPVPTLGHLVEHIFQLNVIPPLDRTQINLTPTQPPERLVDFSDIKGQEYIKRAMEIVAAGGHHALLSGPPGSGKTLIARALPGILPKLTPEEALEITRIYSVADMLPQGKTLAQRRPFRAPHHTISEAGLIGGGSIPRPGEITMSHRGVLYLDEVLEMGRSLEVLRQPLEDKMVTISRVRGSTTFPANIILVASMNPCPCGYRGDILRACTCSDQAVRKYQQRISGPMLDRFDIQLDVQRVDFDKLTEDRRGESSAIIQARIELAREHQRQRYAHLSGVLTNSDLGAGEIDVFCKMDESAATLLKAAMRKLQLSARAYHRVLKVSRTIADLAASEIIRTEHVAEAVQYRSRVLVG; from the coding sequence ATGAAGCGCTACCTCGTCAATTTAGCCCCGGCGGAGATGCGCAAAGAAGGACCCGCCTATGACCTGCCCATTGCTATAGGCGTTCTTGCTGCGACGGAACAAATTCCGCCAGAGTCCCTTTCCGATGCCCTTTTTATTGGGGAACTTTCACTGGATGGGACGTTGCGCCATGTGCGCGGGGCGCTCTCCTACGCTTACCTTGCCAGAGATTTAGGACTCAGCCGGCTCTATCTGCCCGAATGTGATGCACTTGAAGCGGCGCTCGTTGACGGCATTGATGTAATCCCCGTCCCGACGTTGGGGCATTTGGTTGAACATATCTTTCAATTGAATGTCATCCCCCCCCTAGATCGCACCCAAATAAACCTCACCCCAACACAGCCCCCCGAACGCCTTGTTGATTTCTCCGACATCAAAGGGCAAGAATATATCAAGCGGGCGATGGAGATTGTGGCGGCGGGCGGACACCACGCCCTGCTTTCCGGGCCACCCGGTTCGGGTAAGACATTGATCGCCCGTGCGCTGCCGGGCATCCTCCCCAAACTGACCCCTGAGGAGGCACTCGAAATCACCCGCATTTACTCCGTGGCTGATATGCTCCCACAGGGAAAAACGCTGGCGCAGCGCCGTCCCTTTCGCGCCCCCCATCACACGATTAGCGAAGCGGGCTTGATCGGCGGCGGCAGCATCCCGCGCCCTGGCGAGATCACGATGAGTCATCGGGGCGTTCTGTATCTCGATGAGGTATTGGAGATGGGACGCTCTTTGGAAGTCTTACGCCAGCCTCTTGAAGACAAGATGGTCACCATCAGCCGCGTGCGCGGATCAACCACCTTTCCGGCAAACATCATCCTCGTCGCCTCGATGAATCCCTGTCCGTGTGGCTACCGAGGGGACATCCTGCGGGCGTGTACATGCAGCGATCAAGCCGTGCGGAAATATCAACAGCGCATCAGCGGTCCGATGTTGGATCGTTTCGATATTCAACTCGATGTACAGCGCGTGGACTTCGATAAATTAACCGAGGATCGACGCGGCGAATCCTCAGCAATCATCCAAGCCCGTATCGAACTTGCCCGCGAGCACCAACGTCAGCGCTATGCACACCTTTCGGGGGTGCTGACGAACAGCGATCTTGGGGCGGGCGAGATCGATGTATTTTGTAAGATGGATGAATCCGCCGCGACTCTGCTGAAAGCTGCCATGCGAAAACTTCAACTGAGCGCCCGTGCTTACCATCGCGTATTGAAGGTTAGCCGCACCATTGCCGATTTAGCCGCCAGTGAGATCATTCGGACAGAGCATGTGGCAGAGGCGGTGCAGTATCGATCTAGGGTGCTTGTTGGGTGA
- a CDS encoding response regulator has translation MRFSIQRRIIAVFALLSVLPLTLVGVAVVLRSYSLQERQALDQQHAVARRIGVEVISEITKRETTLRQLISVGDFPDLSPAGQNSILSQLLAYDSAFDELTLLNNEGAEIVRVARSRAFTPSDLGNRSEAEEFVTVKATGNVYYSPVHIEPNSGEFLITVAVPQMNIRTNTLQAVLVGDLRLRQISQTLSQIRDVDVSSAYVVDDRNRVVAHPDPSVVLRNTRSPFGLADGLANGLLGGSVFRVVDTLPLGNRDIRIVVEKPTAQAFQLAFESIVVFLIVVILSLLIALTLSVVFARRIVRPIRALGSVAEAITAGDLTARAEVKGVDELGALGNAFNSMTWQLRQVLSNLEQRVEERTTALREANRRTEQASQAKSVFLSNMSHELRTPLNVIIGYSSAMLHVRSMYENVDLPPIYRKDIQLILENGEYLLGLINDVLDLSKIEAGKLEIHRSPVDLHEVVKAVMATAIGLVKEKPVQLRTNLPEGLPYIQADSVRIRQITLNLMSNAIKFTERGTITLEAVVEDRFVRITVTDTGIGIEAHVLPYIFDRFQQAQSDTDRRYGGTGLGLDISKQLTQMHGGDMTVESKVGVGTTFSFTMPIAEAQPASQAPAEFVSDKPEDALVTIFSEDMMSDLSASKTILIVEDEVNARHLMHEILEGAGHIVVDAENSREALSMATSILPDLIILDLQLPDASGREVLQKLKADPLTADIPVIIYTARSAAPIAELSGAALILTKPVAPDILLKTITNLMTTKVN, from the coding sequence ATGCGTTTTAGTATTCAACGACGTATCATTGCCGTCTTTGCCCTTCTTTCTGTTCTCCCACTCACCCTTGTCGGTGTGGCGGTGGTGCTGCGCAGTTACAGCTTGCAAGAACGGCAAGCCCTTGACCAGCAGCATGCCGTTGCCCGTCGTATTGGTGTGGAGGTGATCAGTGAAATCACCAAACGGGAAACCACCCTTCGTCAACTGATTAGCGTGGGCGATTTTCCCGATCTAAGCCCCGCCGGGCAAAACAGCATCCTCTCCCAACTGCTGGCTTATGACAGCGCCTTCGATGAACTGACCCTTCTAAACAACGAGGGAGCAGAGATCGTGCGTGTGGCTCGCTCACGGGCATTTACCCCAAGCGATCTGGGCAACCGTTCTGAGGCGGAAGAATTCGTCACGGTGAAGGCAACGGGGAATGTCTACTACAGTCCGGTGCACATCGAACCGAACTCTGGGGAATTTCTGATCACCGTCGCTGTCCCCCAAATGAACATCCGCACAAACACCCTTCAAGCTGTACTGGTGGGGGATTTGCGCCTTAGGCAAATCAGCCAGACGCTCTCCCAGATTAGGGATGTTGATGTCAGCAGCGCCTATGTGGTCGATGACCGCAATCGCGTTGTTGCCCATCCTGATCCTTCGGTGGTTTTGCGTAACACGCGCTCCCCCTTCGGTCTGGCAGATGGGTTGGCAAATGGGTTGTTGGGTGGCTCCGTCTTTCGGGTGGTAGATACCCTCCCCCTCGGCAATCGGGACATTCGCATTGTTGTGGAAAAGCCCACTGCCCAAGCCTTCCAATTGGCATTTGAAAGCATCGTTGTCTTTCTCATCGTGGTGATCCTCTCCCTCTTGATTGCCCTCACCCTGAGTGTCGTCTTTGCGCGACGGATCGTTCGCCCCATCCGGGCGCTTGGCAGCGTTGCCGAGGCAATTACGGCGGGCGACCTCACTGCACGGGCGGAAGTCAAAGGGGTGGATGAGTTGGGCGCGTTGGGAAACGCCTTCAACAGCATGACGTGGCAGCTTCGGCAGGTTCTTTCTAACCTTGAACAGCGGGTGGAGGAACGTACCACCGCGCTTCGCGAGGCGAACCGCCGCACCGAACAAGCCAGCCAAGCAAAATCGGTCTTCCTTTCCAACATGAGCCACGAACTGCGCACGCCGCTGAACGTGATCATCGGTTATTCCAGCGCCATGCTCCATGTGCGCAGTATGTACGAAAATGTTGATCTCCCGCCGATTTACCGCAAAGACATTCAGTTGATATTGGAGAACGGCGAATACCTGCTTGGTTTGATCAACGACGTTCTCGATCTGAGCAAGATCGAGGCGGGCAAACTGGAAATTCACCGCTCCCCTGTTGATCTTCATGAGGTTGTCAAAGCAGTTATGGCAACCGCCATCGGCTTGGTGAAAGAAAAACCTGTTCAACTGCGGACGAACCTACCAGAGGGGCTGCCCTATATTCAGGCTGATTCGGTCCGTATTCGCCAGATCACCTTAAATCTAATGTCCAATGCGATCAAGTTTACCGAACGGGGGACGATCACCCTGGAGGCGGTGGTTGAAGATCGTTTTGTGCGGATCACCGTCACCGATACGGGAATAGGCATTGAAGCGCATGTCTTGCCCTACATTTTTGATCGCTTTCAGCAAGCGCAAAGCGATACGGATCGACGCTATGGGGGGACGGGCTTAGGGCTGGATATCAGTAAGCAGTTGACGCAGATGCACGGCGGGGATATGACTGTTGAGAGCAAAGTGGGTGTAGGCACGACGTTCTCTTTCACGATGCCCATTGCCGAGGCACAGCCCGCCAGCCAAGCACCCGCCGAATTCGTCAGCGACAAACCCGAAGATGCCCTTGTGACGATCTTCAGCGAAGACATGATGAGCGACCTGAGCGCCTCAAAGACGATCTTAATCGTTGAGGACGAGGTGAACGCACGGCATTTGATGCACGAAATATTAGAGGGGGCGGGGCATATTGTTGTTGACGCGGAAAACAGCCGTGAGGCGCTCAGTATGGCGACCAGCATCCTTCCTGATCTAATCATCTTGGATTTGCAACTCCCCGATGCTTCTGGTCGGGAGGTCTTGCAAAAACTGAAAGCCGATCCGCTCACCGCAGATATTCCAGTGATTATCTACACTGCCCGAAGTGCTGCACCTATAGCAGAATTATCGGGAGCGGCGCTGATCCTGACGAAACCTGTCGCCCCGGACATTCTCCTTAAAACAATCACGAATCTGATGACAACAAAGGTGAACTAA
- a CDS encoding FAD binding domain-containing protein, which translates to MLLNLRAIHTPRTLDEAAALVRQSGVFPLYGGGAYLVRWGDSHIESAVTLTKLIHDGTNSADHPAWVGAAATLETLCGLDGNVRRLVKADTPNTLRHALTVGDVLMETRPESLVNALFLALRAEIVCYGEEPFTLEEWFAKPMIWRGRRIILRVTLSGYRTGVTSISLEKVGRTPADIPIVAAVTAQTGAEKVTVISGVDAHPVVYTPALTSRLSDYRGSAEYRTAMAHELAGRG; encoded by the coding sequence ATGCTTCTCAATTTGAGGGCAATCCACACCCCGCGCACGTTGGACGAGGCAGCGGCGCTCGTCCGGCAGTCAGGCGTATTTCCCCTCTACGGAGGGGGCGCCTACCTTGTGCGGTGGGGGGATAGCCACATCGAAAGCGCTGTGACCCTTACCAAGCTGATTCACGATGGGACAAACAGTGCGGATCATCCGGCATGGGTGGGGGCGGCGGCGACCTTGGAAACGCTCTGCGGGTTAGATGGGAACGTGCGCCGCCTTGTCAAAGCAGACACGCCGAACACGCTGCGTCATGCCTTGACCGTAGGGGATGTCCTCATGGAAACACGCCCCGAATCGCTCGTCAACGCGCTTTTTCTGGCACTCCGCGCAGAGATCGTCTGTTACGGGGAAGAACCATTCACCCTTGAAGAATGGTTCGCTAAGCCTATGATCTGGCGTGGGCGGCGGATCATTCTGCGCGTGACCCTTTCCGGCTACCGGACAGGCGTAACATCCATTTCGCTGGAAAAAGTAGGGCGAACGCCTGCCGATATACCGATTGTGGCGGCGGTGACGGCACAGACGGGCGCTGAGAAGGTGACGGTAATCAGCGGCGTCGATGCCCATCCGGTGGTCTATACACCGGCATTGACCAGCCGCCTTAGCGACTACCGAGGGAGCGCCGAGTACCGCACAGCGATGGCACACGAACTCGCCGGACGCGGATAG
- a CDS encoding ImmA/IrrE family metallo-endopeptidase, whose translation MDWNSLLARQLLTETQAAVMEDALIARLDRTLSIFGTPKYPIDLPLVASVFGIEPKFKYVEMAQAGRLVHLDGKYHIEVNKAHPNVRKRFSIAHEIGHKAILTSKIGVPKERISYNPDIETGEEEEICDLFATMLLGLRPTFISETLGDRGCSLATVDFLAKYLDVSFEAVIRAIACYGQIPAIFLYCLPAAMGNDEIFYIQRYYVTRRFPYTLLGRTILPHYNCLKRAWLGQGTARTVEHWQNESGLGASCIFESMRMPIYVGDSKKDGLVVAVIAQ comes from the coding sequence GTGGATTGGAATAGTCTACTGGCGCGTCAACTCCTCACGGAAACCCAAGCGGCTGTGATGGAAGACGCGCTGATCGCCAGGTTAGATCGAACCCTCAGTATATTCGGTACTCCCAAGTATCCAATCGACCTCCCGCTCGTAGCTTCTGTATTTGGAATTGAACCGAAGTTCAAATACGTTGAAATGGCCCAGGCGGGTCGCCTTGTTCATCTTGACGGGAAATATCATATCGAAGTGAACAAGGCTCATCCTAATGTACGCAAACGATTTTCAATTGCTCACGAGATCGGTCATAAAGCTATCCTGACGAGCAAAATTGGGGTTCCAAAGGAACGTATATCCTATAACCCTGATATTGAAACGGGTGAGGAAGAGGAAATCTGCGATTTATTTGCTACGATGCTTCTTGGTTTGCGTCCAACCTTTATCAGCGAAACGCTTGGTGATCGAGGATGCTCGTTAGCAACCGTAGACTTTCTTGCCAAATATCTGGACGTGTCTTTTGAGGCCGTGATCCGCGCCATCGCATGTTATGGACAGATACCTGCCATATTTCTATACTGCCTACCCGCCGCAATGGGCAATGACGAGATTTTTTATATTCAGCGCTACTACGTGACACGCCGATTCCCATACACCCTTTTGGGTCGAACGATTCTGCCCCATTACAACTGCCTCAAACGGGCATGGCTTGGGCAAGGTACAGCAAGAACTGTGGAACACTGGCAAAATGAATCTGGTCTTGGAGCGTCTTGTATTTTTGAGTCTATGCGTATGCCCATTTATGTTGGAGACTCTAAAAAAGATGGGCTTGTCGTTGCAGTTATAGCCCAATAA
- a CDS encoding response regulator — MNILYLEDEPNDAALVERFVRSTPHHLTLVTTVDEAIATFTPEYDLVLVDVRIGQGRTGHEFVEMLREQGIARPIIAVTALTLPDDMERCYQAGCNAILSKPFRIDQLAALIDAHAS, encoded by the coding sequence GTGAATATCTTGTATCTTGAAGACGAACCAAACGACGCTGCCCTTGTGGAACGCTTCGTGCGTTCCACCCCACACCACCTCACACTGGTCACCACTGTTGATGAGGCAATTGCCACATTTACCCCAGAATACGATCTCGTTCTGGTCGATGTACGCATTGGGCAAGGGCGAACAGGACATGAATTTGTTGAGATGTTACGTGAACAGGGGATTGCCCGACCAATCATCGCCGTCACAGCGCTGACACTCCCTGACGATATGGAGCGCTGTTACCAAGCTGGCTGTAATGCCATTCTGAGCAAACCGTTTCGCATCGATCAACTGGCTGCCCTGATCGATGCCCATGCCTCGTAG
- a CDS encoding HlyC/CorC family transporter — protein sequence MFELLLIFALALLNGLFSMAEAALIAAREARLQQRANEGDKRAHLALALRKDRERFFATNQIAITLIGILSGAFGGATLSDPLAKWIAGIPFLAGAAQPLAFLIVTMGITYLSLVFGELVPKQLAVNNPESITAALSGIMRTLIALVVRLRLDKLLNGSSRLILALLNVKPNDTPDITREEFKVMLDAGAQSGEFEVDETHLMKRVFRLDDIRISAIMTPRRDVTWLDVDDSLDVLREKITRAGRSRYPVAEGSLDQVIGVVRTKDLLLKIMYGEAVDLRQIIRQPIEAPESLSVLEILQKFKENSSHLALVYDEHGGLEGILTITDVLEQIIGGISLTDESAEPNAVQREDGSWLLDGMIAVDELKDILKIKTLPDEDEFQTLSGFVMAQLGRVPSAADHFIAAGYRFEVMDMDGKRVDKVLTVLLPTAKS from the coding sequence ATGTTTGAACTTCTCTTGATTTTCGCCCTTGCCTTGTTGAATGGGTTGTTCAGCATGGCAGAGGCGGCGCTCATTGCCGCACGGGAGGCACGCCTTCAGCAGCGTGCCAACGAGGGCGATAAACGCGCTCACCTTGCCCTTGCCCTCCGCAAAGACCGCGAACGATTTTTTGCCACGAATCAAATCGCCATCACCCTCATTGGGATTCTTTCGGGGGCGTTTGGGGGGGCAACCCTCAGTGATCCGTTGGCGAAGTGGATCGCCGGAATTCCCTTCTTAGCGGGTGCGGCGCAACCCCTCGCTTTTCTCATCGTGACGATGGGGATCACCTACCTCTCGCTCGTCTTTGGGGAGCTTGTCCCCAAACAACTGGCAGTGAACAACCCCGAAAGCATCACCGCCGCGTTGTCGGGGATCATGCGCACCCTGATCGCCTTAGTCGTGCGGCTGCGTCTGGATAAGCTGCTCAACGGCTCATCGCGGCTTATTCTCGCCCTCTTGAATGTCAAACCGAATGACACCCCGGATATTACCCGCGAAGAATTTAAGGTGATGCTCGATGCCGGGGCGCAGTCGGGTGAGTTTGAAGTTGATGAGACGCACCTTATGAAGCGCGTCTTTCGGCTAGACGATATACGCATCAGCGCGATTATGACCCCCCGCCGTGATGTAACATGGCTTGATGTGGATGATTCACTGGATGTTCTGCGGGAGAAGATCACCAGAGCAGGGCGTTCCCGCTACCCTGTTGCTGAGGGATCGCTCGATCAGGTGATCGGCGTCGTTCGCACAAAGGATTTGCTGCTGAAGATTATGTATGGCGAAGCGGTGGATTTGCGCCAGATCATTCGCCAGCCGATTGAAGCCCCCGAATCATTGAGTGTCCTTGAAATCCTCCAAAAATTTAAGGAGAATAGTTCTCATCTTGCCCTTGTTTATGATGAACATGGCGGTTTGGAAGGGATTCTGACGATCACCGATGTCTTGGAGCAGATCATCGGCGGCATCTCGCTGACGGACGAAAGCGCCGAACCAAACGCCGTTCAGCGGGAGGATGGATCGTGGCTGTTGGATGGAATGATCGCCGTAGACGAACTGAAAGACATCCTGAAGATCAAAACACTTCCCGATGAAGATGAGTTTCAAACCCTCAGCGGATTCGTCATGGCACAGTTAGGGCGTGTCCCCTCTGCCGCCGATCACTTCATCGCTGCGGGCTACCGGTTTGAGGTTATGGATATGGATGGGAAACGGGTTGATAAGGTTCTCACCGTGCTTTTGCCCACCGCCAAAAGCTAA